In the genome of Solirubrobacterales bacterium, the window GCATCAGTGGCCCTGCGGTCAGCCCGGGGTTGTAGAGCCGGCTCACCCCGCGGGCATCAACCAGGATCTCGCCGATCCTCAGGCGAGTCAGAAAGGTCGAGGACATCCCGGCCCGGTCCTTGTCCAGAAACTCGGTCAGATTGAAGTGGGCACCGACCGTGACGATCAGCGAGGCACCCTTTTCGAAGGCCATCAGCATCGCCACGTCCTGACTGGTTCCGACCGAGGGCAGCACGGTGTGTTCGACCTCGAGATCGACCAGCCGCTCCCGCCCCGGGGCCCGTCCGTCGGCGTAGGCGTGGACGATCACCTCGGTTCCGGAGCGCAGGATCTCGTCCGAGGCCGAGTCCATGTCTCCGAGGATCATGTCCGGCCGGTAGCCGGCGTCACGGATCGCGTCGGCGGCGCCGTCGACCCCGACGATGATCGGTCTGGTGTCACGTATGTAGGCCCTGAGTGCCCGCAGGTCACGCTTGTAGTTCGGCCCCCGTACCACGATCAGAACCGGCCGGTCACGGAAATCAACCCGGGTGTCCGGGAGTTCGATCGAGCCCGAGAGCAGTTCGGACTCCTCCCGAATACGGGAGACCGTGTTCTCGGCGAAGTCGGCCAGCGCGTGATGAATCTCGGCCTGCTGCTCCTCGA includes:
- the steA gene encoding putative cytokinetic ring protein SteA, producing MIREKLWRSTGNGQRSSPNPVSSGIVRTGRRTKDLVKTLKPGDVAVIGHRNLDRVAAEDLVATGVKVVLNDQSSSDGHYPNQGPLILVEGGVRLIDFPEQELFSLLHDGDRIELDGPDLLRGGDVVACGIEQLKPGLLRQLEEQQAEIHHALADFAENTVSRIREESELLSGSIELPDTRVDFRDRPVLIVVRGPNYKRDLRALRAYIRDTRPIIVGVDGAADAIRDAGYRPDMILGDMDSASDEILRSGTEVIVHAYADGRAPGRERLVDLEVEHTVLPSVGTSQDVAMLMAFEKGASLIVTVGAHFNLTEFLDKDRAGMSSTFLTRLRIGEILVDARGVSRLYNPGLTAGPLMLFLGAFLVLVVIVVLTSPALANLYDMLWLKIKIWLGL